A window of Magnetococcus sp. PR-3 genomic DNA:
GGTCATAGCAACGGTAGTTGAGCTACAAAACTCAATGCCACAGGCCAGCATGCGGCGACGGTGTTCCCGTACCGTGGAGCGGCCCATATCCAACAGCTTGGCAATCTCACAGGTCTCCAGCCCCATGGCACTGTAGCGTTTCATCTGAACCCACTTTGGCCGGGCCAACAGCAGTTCCTGCTGTAAACGGTCAAGCATGATGAGATCTTCTTGGGGGGCCGCACGGTGCTGACCTGAAAGCGCTTCAGACAAGACCCTGTCACATTCATTTTGAAATGCAATAAGCTTGGCACGATGTTGCCGCTTGATTTTGCTTGGTGAGATTGTACAGAGAAAACCGAATACCTTTTCTTTGGGCAGGCACAGCACCTCCCGCCGCTTATCATCCTTGGCAACTGTTGTTGAGATGACAACGGTTGGGCTCCAACGTTTTGTATTTGAGTTAATCTTTCTTGTTTGTGTTGCCCAGTTCAACCCAAGTGATTCAACGATAGTGCGCAGAGGAATGTAAGGCTTGTTATCCACGAACAAAATGCTTATTTCGACATCTTGGAACGTGACAGTAATAGGGGCTTGTGTGTGATCTTTCATGTCCATCTCCTAGAGGTTGCGGCGCAAATTTGCGCTTTCTAAAGTTTTCCGGTGCTTGCGTGTCGTCAATGGTGTGCAGAGCAATTCTGCCCTGGAATGGTGTAGTCACATGGCTTAAAATTAAGCTCTCTAAATTTTTCAGGGACTTCCAGTGCATCAATGGTCGCCAGAACATTTTTATGATGCTTGCCAAACTTCTCTGCTACATCACGGGAAGTGGTCATGGGCTTGCCATCTTCAAACAACACCACTGGCTCGATTGCGGTTGGCTGCTGGCCTGTTATTGTCTTGTCCATTGTCTTGTCCATTGTCTTGTCCATTGTCTTGTCCATCGTATTCTCCAAACTATTCAAACGTTTCGGGCCTTATGCGTTAACGGTGTTTATGGCTTGTGCAGCAGCCCCCCCTAAAACAGCGTCCCCTGCGCCCCACCCCCTGGCTGATCCTCCGGCAGGGGGGTGGGGTTCTGTAGGGCCTTCTCTACCGTGCGGTAGGTGATGCCATAGAGCCGGGCCAGATCATTGATGCTATCCCCGGCGCTGTAGCGGCGGATCAGATCTTGATCCCTTATACAGCGCAGGGCGCGATCCATGCGGGGGATGGCGAGCCTCTCCCCGGCATGGTGCTGGGCCAGCAACAGGATTTGCCTGTGGATCTCTGCCGGGGTGCGCTCCAGCAGCTTTTGCGGGGGCTGGTGCTTGGGCATTGACCAGCGGGTGCCACCGGCTTTGTTGATCAGGGTTAGGGCGGCCTCCAGCCCCATGACCCGGATCATCTCCTGCACCGTGTCGGGCAGGGCACAGGCGGCCAGATCGGCCATGATCTCTGGGGTTAACTCAATGGGTTGCATGGGGGCCTCCTCCTTGGATTTGGCTTTGCCAGATGTGGCGCTGCTGGGCCTCTAGGCGCTGGATCTGGGCGGTGCAGGCGGTGAGACCATCGGCCTTGCCCCGGTCATAACCAAACAGCCCACCCATGACCGCCAACGCCAGAAACAGAGCCAGTGTGGTGAGGTGCTCTTTCATGGCTAGGACCTCGGTGGATCGATGATGGCGATCATCTCATCCATATTGGCATCGCCCAGCAGGCCGCCGATGGTTGCACGGCAGCCAGACATGTAAGGCCTGATACACCCTTCCATTTTGTTATCCAGGATGATGGTCAACTCTTGCAGCTCCGCCCGTTCACGGATGATGTAGTCTTCTGTATCACCGGCCTCATCAAGGGCTTGAAACAGGTTATTCATGGCCTCCGTGAGTGCGGTTGAATTGGCGGCGCTGGGGATGGACTGCCAGCATTTAACCGCCAGGATCAGGGTGTGAGCACGATCCAGCGCGGTGTGTAGTGGGGTGTGATTGTTCATGCCTTAATTCCTTCGATATCCGAACGACTGCCAAGCAGCCACTGAAGGGCCGATTGAGCCCCTTCGATTTTATGCCCGGTCTCGCCATCTTCCTCAAACCACGCCTCGCCCAGGGCGGTGGCCATGGCGTCAACACGCTCTCTGGGGATGATGAGCTGATGGCTAAGGTTGATCTGGGGGCGGATGACCAGGAGATTCTCCCAGACCTCCGCTGCTGCCTGTTTAGCCGCTTTGCTGCTGCGGCTAGCTCGGGCAGCCTCCAGGGCAGCGGCGTAGCTGTCCAGGGCCTCCAGCAGGGTGTGGATCTGGGTGGTCATGATGTCACTCCGTTGATGTTATCCCGATCCCCCACCACCCAGGCCAGGGCGGCCAGGGCACCATCCAAGGGGGCGGTGCGGGGGTGGCGCTCCTTGGCCTCGCAGATCAGCTCTCGCATGGCCTCAATCTCCACCACCAACCGTAGCCCTGGCTCGGGATGGATGGGGCGCAAGGATTGGCTCTGCTGCAACCAGCGCTGGGCAAACCCCACCAACCACCCGGCGTTGCGACCCAGGCGGCTCGCTTGATCCGCTGGCAGCCCCGCAAGATCCTCCACGGTCCGGACGCCAATCAGAGCCAGCGCCGCCGACAGAGCCGGGGAAAACTGATCCCAACCTTTGAGGGGGGTGGCCATGGTCATTCCTCCACACAGATGTTGTGGCCCTGCTGATCCACGCGTGGGGTTAAACCGCCACGGGCTGTTGTTAGGTAGTGGCAACCGGTGAGCGCATCGACATAGATCTCCATACCACTGCGTTGGCCTGGATAGTCGGTGCTATCATGATGTCGGTCAGAGGCCCACCACATTCCCAGCACAAACAGGGCGATGGATACCCATCCATATAGACTCTGTTTGGTAGTCATGGTCAGCCCATCCCAATGGCTTGGCGGTAGAGGTGCAGCAGCATCTCCTTTTCATCCAGCTCGTGCCGATCCAGCTTGCGCAGCTTGACCAGCTCCCGGATCACCTTGGCGTCAAAGCCGTTGCCCTTAGCCTCGGCGTAGACGTCGCGGATACCCTCAGCGATGCCGGATTTCTCCTCCTCCAGGCGTTCAATGCGGTCGAGGTATTGGATCAGCACCTCACCGGCAATGCCTTGGGTGTTGGTGGTGTCCTCGGTTTGGGGGGTGGTGGTCATGGGCTTTCCTTCAAAGCGATGGTCACGTTATCGATAGGCGTCTCTTCAATCTCTGCCTTCAGCTGATCCAGGACGTCCAGGTAACGCTGACTATTGGGGCCGGTAAAAAAGGCCACGCCAAAGATGGTCTCGTCGTTCTCGTTCTGTATGCCCATATGCAGCTCATCCAGCTGTATGCCTTTCATGGCGGCGACTGTTTCTGCGGGGGTGTTTTCAAATGGGTTTACTGATTTCTCACTCATGATCGTGCTCCCGTGATTTGGTTATTGGTTTTGTTGGCGCTGGCGGTCGCGCTGCTTGCCCAGGGCGACCGCCAGTTTTTGGGTTTGGGCCAGGGTGAGGCTTTCAATCCTGACCACCACATTTTTTTGCTGCCGGTAAAAGAGCTGCTTGGCGGTGGCGTCGGCGTAGGCTTTGGTCTTGCCCAGCTCCTTTAAACAGCCGCTGATAAAGCGGTAGCGCTCAGCCCGCCCAGGCTCCTTTTTAGGGTCGGGCTCCGGGGGGCGGCGGGGGGTGCTGTGGCCGGTGCCCGTGGAGATCCGCGCCTCCAGGTCGCGCTGAAGATCCTCCACAATGGCCTGCATCTGCTCCACCGTTAGCCCCTTGTAGGTGCCTTGCCCGGCCAGCGCCTGGCAGTGGGCGCGGCGCTGGTCGTCGCGCATGGCCAGCTCCTTGACGATGGCGCGGGCGCGTTTGTTGAGGGTGTGCCAGTCGTTCATAAGAGCCTCCTTTGGCCCAGCCCCATAGGGGCCGGGCCGGATGGGTTTAAGCGATGGCGTCATCCAGGTGGACCAGGGCGCTGTCGATGTTGTGCAGGGTGCTAAGCACGCCCCCTGCAAACTGGACCTGTACGTCGTGACGCACCTTCTCTTCGGTAAAATGAATGCCCACCACCGTGCCGGGGATGCGGGTGCCGTCTTCCAAAATCATCTTGACGGGTTGATCCAAAACGTAAGCGTCATACTTCTCCATGGTGCTTCTCCTTAAGGTTGGTTGTGTTGACAGAGCCAGTGGATCTGTTGGTTGTGTTTACGTAGATGGCGGATCAGGGCCTTTGGGGTGTTGTGGTAAACATGCCGCATGGTGAAAGGGCCTTTGAGCAATCCCAGCCGGTCTGCTTCGCCCTTGCCAATGATGCGGATGAGCCGTTTTTTCTCTTTTTCGGTCGTGCCTCCTTTTTTACGCAAAGGAAGAAAGCGTCTAGGGATGTCCGCACCCTTGTTTTCTTGCAGCACCCATTCGCCACGGAACTCACCATCGACATACACATCCCAGACAATGCTATTCTTGTGGCGCACGGTACCTACCGTTACCACATAGCCGTCACAAAGCAGGTGCTCCTGGCCAAAGAGACTATCAATGGCCTTTTCGAATCTTTCCCAGTCAGTCTTGGTCATGATCCAGCTCCACCATGTCGGGGGTGTAGTGGATGGCCATAGGCTGACCATCAAGCAGGACCATCAAATAGTGGCCATTGGCATGCATATATTTGCCGCGCAGGGTGTTGCCGTTGCGGTCACGGATGGTGACCCGTTGACCGGGTTCTAGGGTTTGGGCTTGGGCGGGGGTCATGAGAACTCTCCCAGCCAAGAAATCAGATGTTCGCTGGTGTGGCAGAGTCGATCACAGAGCCCATACATCAGCTCCGGTTCGGATTCATCCAGCAGTACCGCCACCGGCTTGTTTTGGGCTATAAACCACCCCAGCTCTGTGTGGGCTGAGCGTTCACAGGGCAGGACCAGGACGCAGCAATCCGCCCAGCGCATGCCCTCCAGATCCCGCTGCAACCCCTGCACTGCGGCAGGGTGCTGGAGCAGTGTTTGATATTGGTAGGGTTGCAGAGCCTGCCAATTTGGATCCGCATGCGACCATTGAAAGCCGGGCTTGCCATCGTGCGGGTTGCGGAAATCAAACACCTCATGGCCAGCGTTGCGGATGGATGCCACCACCCCAGGCTGTAAGGTGTTGCGCCAGGATGAGGCGACGTAGACTTTTCGAGCCATGTCGATACTCCGTTAGGTTTTTAGGGCGGGGTAAATCCCGCCTGTCTCTATGCGTAAAATCATTAAAAAGAGACAGGGCGGGCCGTGGGTCGCGGTCCATGACGCGCCCTGTCTTGAGTCCTAGCTGGCGGATCAAGGGAGGAGATCCGTTGCTCCAGCCGTCCGCTGCGCCCACCCCTGGCAGGGGGTGGCTTGTTGGCGCAGTGTTTAGTCGCCCAGCTCCTCCAGGGCGGTCATGGATTCGCCGATCAGCATCTTAAGCCAGCGGCGCTGGTCGTCAGGGTGCTGCACAGCAATGCTGCAACCAGCGATCATGTCGGCTGCGATCTGTACACGTCCCAGCGATCCGCCAGGAGCTGGGGCCGGGTTGTTTCGGGTCTCCTCGTTGGCCAGTACCGCGTTGGTAACCATGGTGATGGCCTTGCTTTTGTTGGGTACCCGGCGGGTGATGTGCTCTAGGATCTCATCACCGGCGTACTCCATGGCCGCGGCGGTGACTCGCTTGGCGATGGCCTTGCCCATGGGATTGGTGGTGGCGAACTTGACGAGTCCGGTTAATGCTTTGAACATGGTTAAACCTCCTTACAGGGTTGGGGAGTGATGCTGACGGTACGGCTCAGCACCAGATGTTTTTGCAGATCGGCGACCTTGACCCCTTTGGGCGGGGCGTCGTGACCGAAGGCGATCTTAAGCAGATCCTTGCTGGGCTTGTAGTCGGTGCTCTGCTTGGTCTCCACCATCTTGGGAAAGAGATCCTGGCCAAGTACGGCGATCAGCTCAAGCCGGGGGTTGTAGCCTTGGGGCTCCTCATCGCTGGGTTTGCGCTGTCTGGGCAGTTTGACCTCCTCCGCCAGTTTCAGCTGCACCCGCCCCTGAGCCTTCATGGTGATGGTGATGGGCTTGCCCACCGCCAGCTGTCCACCGAAGGTCGCCTCCAGCTGCTGTTTGGCGTCGTCCAGATCCAGCTTGGCCTGATCTGCGACGCGCTTGGCCTCCAGCAGTTGCTTGACCTGTTTGGCCTGATCCTTGGTGATGGTCAGGGTGGACTTGCCCTGTTTAACGGTGACCCCCGTGGAGAGGACCTCTTGCTTAGCCATTGCTGTTGCTCCCGTTGTTTTGGCATGACTGACAGGTCATGCTCTCTTTAATGGTGATTGGATTGGAGGTGACATAGCCCTGATCCTGGCGCTGTTGACACTGTTGGGCGGTGATGGGCCAGCCGTTGTTAAGGGGGCATTTAATGCCCATCAACTGGCTGCGCACCC
This region includes:
- a CDS encoding phage antirepressor N-terminal domain-containing protein; the protein is MKDHTQAPITVTFQDVEISILFVDNKPYIPLRTIVESLGLNWATQTRKINSNTKRWSPTVVISTTVAKDDKRREVLCLPKEKVFGFLCTISPSKIKRQHRAKLIAFQNECDRVLSEALSGQHRAAPQEDLIMLDRLQQELLLARPKWVQMKRYSAMGLETCEIAKLLDMGRSTVREHRRRMLACGIEFCSSTTVAMTK
- a CDS encoding Rha family transcriptional regulator; protein product: MDKTMDKTMDKTMDKTITGQQPTAIEPVVLFEDGKPMTTSRDVAEKFGKHHKNVLATIDALEVPEKFRELNFKPCDYTIPGQNCSAHH
- a CDS encoding Mor transcription activator family protein; its protein translation is MQPIELTPEIMADLAACALPDTVQEMIRVMGLEAALTLINKAGGTRWSMPKHQPPQKLLERTPAEIHRQILLLAQHHAGERLAIPRMDRALRCIRDQDLIRRYSAGDSINDLARLYGITYRTVEKALQNPTPLPEDQPGGGAQGTLF
- a CDS encoding DUF6440 family protein; its protein translation is MTTKQSLYGWVSIALFVLGMWWASDRHHDSTDYPGQRSGMEIYVDALTGCHYLTTARGGLTPRVDQQGHNICVEE
- a CDS encoding DUF2312 domain-containing protein translates to MTTTPQTEDTTNTQGIAGEVLIQYLDRIERLEEEKSGIAEGIRDVYAEAKGNGFDAKVIRELVKLRKLDRHELDEKEMLLHLYRQAIGMG
- a CDS encoding phage protein GemA/Gp16 family protein, giving the protein MNDWHTLNKRARAIVKELAMRDDQRRAHCQALAGQGTYKGLTVEQMQAIVEDLQRDLEARISTGTGHSTPRRPPEPDPKKEPGRAERYRFISGCLKELGKTKAYADATAKQLFYRQQKNVVVRIESLTLAQTQKLAVALGKQRDRQRQQNQ